Part of the Streptomyces sp. WMMC500 genome is shown below.
CCCGGCGACCGCGGCCCGTTCGCGGCGCTTGTGCACCGTGCGCCACGGGGTGCGGTAGCGGGCCAGGGCGGCGAGGGAGCCGTTGAACCGCACGGTGTTCGCGGTCACCAGGCTCTGCCCCTTGCGGTCCTCCGCGACGAGCGCGAGGCCGCGGCGGATGGCGTGGCCGGGGCTGCGCGGGCGGTACGGGCGGCCGTCCACGGTGATCCGGCCGTGCGCCCTGGCGCCGTAGTGGCCGAAGAGCGCCTGGAGCACCTCGCTGCGCCCGGCGCCCATCAGCCCGGCGAGCCCGACGATCTCCCCGGCCCGTACGGTGACGTCCACGCCGTACAGCGACGGGCCGCCGTCCTGCGAGACGTACGTCAGCCCCTCGGCGGCCAGCCGGGCCTCGCCGCCGCGGTGCTGCTCCGCGCGGCGCGGGAACAGCTCGCCGAGCGGGCGGCCGACCATGAGCTGGATCAGCTCGGCCCGGGTGGTCTCCGCCATCCGGCGGGTGCCGACGTACGCGCCGTCGCGCAGCACGGTGACGGCATCGGCGATCTCCTCCAGCTCCTCCAGCCGGTGGGAGATGTACACGACGCCGACGCCGCGGGCGGTCAGGTCGCGGATGACGGCGAAGAGGCGCCGTACCTCGGCGTCCGCGAGCGCCGAGGTCGGCTCGTCCATGACGAGCAGCCGGACGTCGAGGTTGAGGGCCTTCGCCACCTCGATGAGCTGCTGCTCCGCCAGCCGGCAGTGCTTCACGAGCCGCCGCGGCGGCACGGCCAGGCCGAGGCCCGCGAGCAGGTCGCGGGCGCGAGCCTCCTGGGCCTTCTTGTCGACGGTGCCGCGGGCGGTGCGCAGCTCGCGGCCGAGGAAGACGTTCTCGGCGACGGACAGCTCCGGGACGAGGTTGAGCTCCTGGTGGATCATCCCGATGCCGTGCCGCTGCGCGTCCTTGGGCGAGTGGATGGCGGCGGGCGCGCCGTCGCGCTCGATGACGCCCTCGTAGTCGGGGTGCACCCCGGCGAGGACGTTCATGAGCGTTGACTTGCCGGCGCCGTTCTCGCCGAGGAGCGCGACCACCTCCCCGGCGTGCACGGTCAGCTCGACCCCCTTCAGGGCCCGTACGCCGGGGAACGACTTGGCGATACCGCGCATCGCCAGCAGGGGCGTTGCGCTGTGCGCTTCGCTGGACATGCGGTTGGCTGCTCACCTTCCGTTGCTGGTCGGGTGGTTGGCTCTGCGGCGGCCGGGCCGCTGCCGGATCCGGGGGCCACGCCCCGGGCCCCGCCGCGCGCTCCGTAATGCCGGCAGGGGACCGGGGCGTGCGTTTCCGCCGCCCGCAGGGGCTCGGCGGCTCGCCGCCGCGCGGGACCGGCCCGGCGGCTTCGACGCGGGCCTGGGACCGCCGCGTAGCGGCCGGTCCGGCCGAGCGCCGGTGATGCCCCCGCCGCGCGGGGGCGACGAGGAACCCCGCCGCCGGAGCCCGCGGCTACACCGCGTCGCCGAAGCCGTCGTACGCGATGCCGAGCTGGTCGCAGACCGCGCGGAGGTCGGCGACGTAGTCGCCGGGGACCGCGTGGATGTGGTTGCTGCCGAAGCGGGTCAGGAACTCCTCCGCCGGGGCGTTCAGCCGCGCGAAGGCGTGCGGCCACTCCCAGGTCGTGGCCCGCATCATGCGCTCGTTGGTCTCCGCGTCGTACTGCACGAACTCGCCGCGCATCACGTGCATCCGGTACTCGCCGCGCAGCCGCGTGAGGCGGGCGAAGGTCATCGCGCCGGGAGCGGCGAGGTGCTGGACGGAGGCGCCGCCGGCCGGGAAGTAGAAGACCTCGGGCAGGAAGCTGACGTGCCGCATGTTCTCCGCGGGGTCGGCGGAGCGGGCCGCGTACCAGGTGGCGTGCTGGCCGGAGTTGCACAGGTCCCAGACCTGCTTGCCGGTGTCGTAGTGCCGGACGTCGGCGAAGAGCACGGGGTCGCCGGAGAGCAGCTTGAGCACCTGCATCGTCAGCGCCGCGTCCATGTCCGCCTCGGTGGAGGTGACGTGCGTCTCCTTCGGGCCCTCCCAGTCGTACGGGTCGTTGAGGAACGCCTCGGCGACGTCCATGGTGCAGAAGTTCGCGGTCAGCTCCGGCTGGCCCTTGATGCCGGAGAAGTCGAGGTTCCACTCCTCGATCAGCTCGCGCATCGCGTAGTACGAGCGGATCTGCCGCTCCAGCAGCTCGGGGGTGAGCCGGTCGCCGTCGTACTCCACGCCGGCCGCGTGCCGCTCGATCCAGGTGCGGGCGTTCTTCACCCGCGCCGCGTCGGCGTTCTCGCTGCGCCGCACGATCTCCCACTGGTCGATCTCCTCGACGTCGACGCCGAAGACCTTCATCCACTGGTCGGTGTTGGCGGTGGCGGTGTACATGCCCATGGGCCGGCCGCCGATCCGGCCGAAGGTGGAGCCGCGCAGCCCCTGCACGGCGGCGCCCGCGCGGACGTGGGTGAGGATCCGGTCGCGTACCTCCGGATCCGCCAGGTCGCCCCAGGCGCGGGCGTGGGTGCGGCCGATCTGGTCGAGGCCGCCGGCGCCGGCCAGGAGGCCGACCATGCCGGGGAACTGCGGGTCGAGGTTGGCGACCATCAGGATCGGTCCCGGGGTGGCCTCGGCGGCGAGCATGGTGAAGTGCGGGAACGTCCACACGGAGTGGTGGAAGATCGTCACGTCCACGTGCCGCTCGGCGAGCCAGCGGGCCTGGGAGGTGGCGAGGACGTTGGACTCCACGTGCTCGGGCGCGACGATCACCTCGTGCCCGGCCTCGCCGAGCATGGCCGCCAGCTCGCGCGCGGCGCGGGAGACGTGGTCGCGTACGTCCCGCTGGACGTAGTCCCGGCCGTCGGAGATGGACAGCAGACCGATACGTGCCATGTGGCTGGCCTCCAATTGCGTGCGGTTGTCGTGCCGTGGTGGCGGGGCTGCGGTCGCGCGCGTACGGCGCGTGGGGGCGCGTTACTTGAGGCCGGAGGTCTTGATGGACTCGACCATCTGGCGCTGGAAGAAGAGGAAGAGCATCAGCATCGGGATCACCGCGACCACGGCGGCGGCGAGGATGTAGTTCCAGTTGGCGCCGTACTGGGTGGTGAAGGACGCGATGCCGACCTGGGTGACGGTCAGGTTCTCGCTGCTGGTGGCGACCAGCGGCCAGGCGAAGGCGTTCCAGTTGGCGAGGAAGAAGAACACCGACAGCGCGGCGAGGATGGGCCGGGACAGCGGCAGGATGATGCTCCAGTAGATCCGCCAGTAGCCGGCGCCGTCGGCGATCGCCGCCTCCTCCAGCTCCCGCGGGATGCCGAGGTAGAACTGCCGGAGCAGGAAGATGCCGAAGGCGTTGAAGAGCGGCGGGATGATCAGGGCCGCGTAGCTGTCGAGCATGCCCATCTCGCGGACGACGATGAACAGCGGGATGAGGATCACCGGCGGGGTGATCAGCAGCGTGGAGAAGATGACGACGAAGATGCCGTCGCGGCCGGGGAAGCGCAGGCGGGCGAGGGCGTAGGCGGCCATCGAGTGGAAGAACAGGGCGACGATCGTGATGATCGCGGCGGTGAGGAAGCTGTTCCACAGCCAGCGGTCGAAGGCCACTTCGGTGAGGACGTAGCGGAAGTTGCCCCAGGTGACCTCCTCGGGGATCAGCTTGCCGTCGGTGACGGCCTCGCGCGGCTTGAACGCCGAGGTGATCAGCCACAGGATCGGGAAGACGCTCAGCACCGACAGCACGATGGCCAGCACCGTGAGCCCGGCGCGGGCGCGGCGGCGGCCGGGGCCGCGCGGCGGGGCGGGGCGGGCGGCGGCGGTGCCGCCGGCCAGGGTGTCACTGCTCATCGTCGAACCTCCCGCCCTTGGTCGCCTTGAAGATCAGCCAGGACAGGGCGACCATCACGAGCACCAGGAAGGAGCCCAGGGCCGCGGCGTAGCCGTACTCGCCGAAGACGAACGCCTGTTGGTAGATGTAGAACATCGCCACGGCCGTGCCGTTGGCGGGACCGCCGTCGGTCAGCACGAAGATGAGGTCGAAGGTGCCGGTGATCGCGGCGACCGTGCTGACGATGAGGACGAAGAAGCTGGTGGGCTTGAGCAGCGGCCAGGTGATCTGCTTGAACGAGGTCCAGGGCCCGGCGCCGTCGATCTTCGCGGCCTCGTACAGCTCCCGGGGGATCTCGTTGAGACCCGCCAGGAAAATGATCATGTAGTAGCCCATGTAGTACCAGACGGTGACCGCGATCACCGCGTACAGCGCGAGGCCGGGGTCGCCGAGCCAGGAGCGGGCGCCCATGCCCAGCTCGCCGGTGGCCTTGTTCACCACGCCGGTCTGGTCGTCGAGCATGAACTTCCACAGCAGGCCGACGACGACCAGGCTCAGCATGTGGGGCAGGAAGAGCGCGGTGCGGTAGACGGACATGCCGGGCAGCATCTGCTTCATCAGCACGCCGAGGCTGAGGCTGACCACGAAGAGCGTCGGCACGAGGAGGACGACGTACTTCGCGGTGACCCACATCGAGGACCAGAAGTACGGGTCGTTGAACATGCGCTCGTAGTTGCCGACGCCGATCCACTCGTACGAGCCGAAGCCCGAGACCTGGAAGAAGCTCAGCACGAACGACAGCAGCATCGGCAGGACCACGAAGAGCCCCAGCCCGAGGCTGTCGGGGAGCAGGAACAGCGCGGCGGCCAGCCGCTCGCGGCCCTTGCGGCCGAGCCGCCGGCGGCCCGCGGGGGCGACGGCACGCTTCGCGGCGGCGCCCGGGGCACGCTGCCGGTGTGTGGCGATGCTGGTCATATGAGTTCCCTTGCGAATCCGCCCGGCTTCAGCCGAGAGAGGGAGCGGAGATCTTGTCGAGCGGCGCAGGAAGTTCCGTTTCGCCACCGGAGCGGAGGGGTGTTGTCAGTGGGGGCCGGTAGGTTCTGTGCATGTCCCGTTACCGTCTGTGCCCTACGCCCGACCAGGTGGAGGACCTGCGTCGGCACTGTGCGCATGCGCGTTTCGTGTGGAATCTGGCGGTAGAGCAGCACTCCTGGTGGACTCCCCGGCGCGGCCCGGCACCTGGCTACGTTGCCCAGGCTCGGCAGTTGACCGAGGCCCGTGCCGCGAACCCGTGGCTGGCCGCAGGGTCGCAGACCGTGCAGCAGCAGGCGCTGCGGAACTTCGCCCAGGCCATGGCGAACTTCTTTCGCGGCACGCACCGGCGACCGACGTGGCGCCGGGCCGCGCGGCACGAGGGATTCCGCATCGTCGCGGTGAGGATCGGCGATGTGCGGAGGCTTTCGCGCAGGTGCCGTGAGGTGCGGGTACCGAAGGTCGGCTGGGTGCGATTCCGCTGGTCCCGTACCGTGCCCGAGGGGGTGAAGTCGTACCGCGTCACGTGTGATCGGGCGGGTCGGTGGCATCTGGCGTTCGCGACCGTGCCTGATCCGGGTCCGGCGCCTGGGAACGGCGCAGTGGTGGGTGTCGACCGAGGTGTGGCCGTCTCCGCGGCCCTGTCCACCGGGGAGTTGCTGAACGCGCCGCGGCTGCGGGAGAGCGAGGCGCGCCGCCTGGTGTTGTTGCAGCGGCGTCTGGCCCGGTGCAGGCGGGGTTCGAACCGGCGGCGGAAAGTGAGTTCCGCGTTTGCCCGACTGAAGGCCCGTGATGCGGACCGGCGCCGGGACTGGGTGGAGAAGACCACTACCCGCCTTGCTGCCGGTTTCGACGTGATCGGCATCGAGGACCTCGATGTGCGAGGCATGACGGCCTCGGCCAAGGGCACGGTCGAGGCTCCGGGCTCCCAGGTGCGGCAGAAGGCCGGCTTGAACCGCGGCATCCTCCGGTCCGCGTGGGGTGCCTTCGCGGCCCGGCTGGAGGACAAGGCCCCCGGCCGGGTGGTCCGGGTCGATCCGGCGTACACGTCCCAGTGTTGTTCGGCCTGCGGGATGGTGGACCGGGAGGCGCGCGAGAGCCAAGCCGTCTTCCGGTGTCGCGCCTGCGGGCACACGGACAACGCCGACGTCAACGCCGCACGCAATATTCGTACGGCCGCCGGACGGGCGGTTGCTGCACGGGAAGGGCCCTGCATGAACGGGCCGGTGCACCGTGAACCTCAATCCGACCTCCTCCTCTCCGCGTAGAGCCGGTGCCTCGGGTTGGAATCCCCCTCGTCCACGAGGGGGAGGACGTCAAGAAGGCGTCGATGGTCTGACGTCAAATCAGGCTCGCCCCTCGGTAGCTCTTCAAGAACGCGTCGATGGTCTGGGCGGCCCGGTCGGCCTCGCCCTCCACGCCCTTGCCGGCGAGCATCGTGGCCTGGATGGCGTCGGAGATCGCCTTGTAGACGATCGGCGGGTAGCGGGGCTCGGCGCGGCCGCCGGGGAAGACGTCCTCCTTGAACTTCTTCATCGCCCAGGAGTCGTAGCCGCCCCGCGCGGTGGCGCGCTTCAGGGCGGAGGTGCGCGGGGAGATGTCGGACTTCACGCCCGTGCACCACTCGACGCTGCGGTTGATCGACTCGTCGGACATCCCGCCGAGCGCCCAGCCGCAGAACTCGGCGGCGGCCTCGGGGTTGGCGCCCTGGGTGCTGGCGCAGAACGACCAGCCACCGAGGGTGGTGGTGTACTCGCCGCCGGGCGGTACGGGCAGCTTGAAGACCCCGTACTCGTGGTCGGGGGCGCCCGCCTTGAACGCCTGGACCTCCCAGATGCCGATCTGCCACATGCCGGCGAGGTTCGAGGTGAAGGCGGTGATGCGGTCGTCGGCGGCGGGGAGCGTACGGGGCGCGATGCCGGCCTCGA
Proteins encoded:
- a CDS encoding sugar ABC transporter ATP-binding protein codes for the protein MSSEAHSATPLLAMRGIAKSFPGVRALKGVELTVHAGEVVALLGENGAGKSTLMNVLAGVHPDYEGVIERDGAPAAIHSPKDAQRHGIGMIHQELNLVPELSVAENVFLGRELRTARGTVDKKAQEARARDLLAGLGLAVPPRRLVKHCRLAEQQLIEVAKALNLDVRLLVMDEPTSALADAEVRRLFAVIRDLTARGVGVVYISHRLEELEEIADAVTVLRDGAYVGTRRMAETTRAELIQLMVGRPLGELFPRRAEQHRGGEARLAAEGLTYVSQDGGPSLYGVDVTVRAGEIVGLAGLMGAGRSEVLQALFGHYGARAHGRITVDGRPYRPRSPGHAIRRGLALVAEDRKGQSLVTANTVRFNGSLAALARYRTPWRTVHKRRERAAVAGQIEALKVKTPGLETAVQHLSGGNQQKVVLAKCLLTKPSVLLMDEPTRGIDVGAKAEIHRLMEELAAQGTAILAVSSELPELIGMCDRVLVLCEGRLTGEFHRDPARGPQAGQEAILTAAMARETVTTHHLRGTRR
- a CDS encoding L-fucose/L-arabinose isomerase family protein — translated: MARIGLLSISDGRDYVQRDVRDHVSRAARELAAMLGEAGHEVIVAPEHVESNVLATSQARWLAERHVDVTIFHHSVWTFPHFTMLAAEATPGPILMVANLDPQFPGMVGLLAGAGGLDQIGRTHARAWGDLADPEVRDRILTHVRAGAAVQGLRGSTFGRIGGRPMGMYTATANTDQWMKVFGVDVEEIDQWEIVRRSENADAARVKNARTWIERHAAGVEYDGDRLTPELLERQIRSYYAMRELIEEWNLDFSGIKGQPELTANFCTMDVAEAFLNDPYDWEGPKETHVTSTEADMDAALTMQVLKLLSGDPVLFADVRHYDTGKQVWDLCNSGQHATWYAARSADPAENMRHVSFLPEVFYFPAGGASVQHLAAPGAMTFARLTRLRGEYRMHVMRGEFVQYDAETNERMMRATTWEWPHAFARLNAPAEEFLTRFGSNHIHAVPGDYVADLRAVCDQLGIAYDGFGDAV
- a CDS encoding carbohydrate ABC transporter permease, with amino-acid sequence MSSDTLAGGTAAARPAPPRGPGRRRARAGLTVLAIVLSVLSVFPILWLITSAFKPREAVTDGKLIPEEVTWGNFRYVLTEVAFDRWLWNSFLTAAIITIVALFFHSMAAYALARLRFPGRDGIFVVIFSTLLITPPVILIPLFIVVREMGMLDSYAALIIPPLFNAFGIFLLRQFYLGIPRELEEAAIADGAGYWRIYWSIILPLSRPILAALSVFFFLANWNAFAWPLVATSSENLTVTQVGIASFTTQYGANWNYILAAAVVAVIPMLMLFLFFQRQMVESIKTSGLK
- a CDS encoding sugar ABC transporter permease; the protein is MTSIATHRQRAPGAAAKRAVAPAGRRRLGRKGRERLAAALFLLPDSLGLGLFVVLPMLLSFVLSFFQVSGFGSYEWIGVGNYERMFNDPYFWSSMWVTAKYVVLLVPTLFVVSLSLGVLMKQMLPGMSVYRTALFLPHMLSLVVVGLLWKFMLDDQTGVVNKATGELGMGARSWLGDPGLALYAVIAVTVWYYMGYYMIIFLAGLNEIPRELYEAAKIDGAGPWTSFKQITWPLLKPTSFFVLIVSTVAAITGTFDLIFVLTDGGPANGTAVAMFYIYQQAFVFGEYGYAAALGSFLVLVMVALSWLIFKATKGGRFDDEQ
- a CDS encoding transposase; this translates as MSRYRLCPTPDQVEDLRRHCAHARFVWNLAVEQHSWWTPRRGPAPGYVAQARQLTEARAANPWLAAGSQTVQQQALRNFAQAMANFFRGTHRRPTWRRAARHEGFRIVAVRIGDVRRLSRRCREVRVPKVGWVRFRWSRTVPEGVKSYRVTCDRAGRWHLAFATVPDPGPAPGNGAVVGVDRGVAVSAALSTGELLNAPRLRESEARRLVLLQRRLARCRRGSNRRRKVSSAFARLKARDADRRRDWVEKTTTRLAAGFDVIGIEDLDVRGMTASAKGTVEAPGSQVRQKAGLNRGILRSAWGAFAARLEDKAPGRVVRVDPAYTSQCCSACGMVDREARESQAVFRCRACGHTDNADVNAARNIRTAAGRAVAAREGPCMNGPVHREPQSDLLLSA